A single region of the Variovorax paradoxus genome encodes:
- a CDS encoding aspartate/glutamate racemase family protein, whose product MTRIALIHALSHSVAPINAAFERDWPEAVRMNLLDDSLSADLARGGQGLNAAMHERFQRLAQYAVETGAQGILFTCSAFGPCIEAVAKRHAGIPVLKPNEAMVAEAVQAQGEGQGRLGLIATFAATLVSMPPEFPPGIELEPALAEGALDALNAGDTARHDALIAAQAEALRERGCTRIALAQFSMARARAACEQASGLPVLTTVDSAVRALRLRSGRGS is encoded by the coding sequence ATGACCCGCATCGCCCTGATCCACGCGCTTTCGCATTCGGTTGCGCCCATCAACGCCGCCTTTGAGCGCGACTGGCCCGAGGCGGTGCGCATGAACCTGCTGGACGACAGCCTCTCGGCCGATCTGGCGCGCGGCGGCCAGGGGCTCAATGCCGCAATGCACGAGCGCTTTCAGCGGCTTGCACAGTACGCGGTCGAAACCGGCGCGCAGGGCATTCTCTTCACCTGCTCGGCGTTCGGCCCGTGCATCGAGGCGGTGGCAAAGCGGCACGCGGGCATTCCGGTGCTCAAGCCCAACGAGGCGATGGTGGCCGAGGCCGTGCAGGCGCAAGGCGAAGGGCAGGGCCGGCTCGGCCTCATCGCAACCTTTGCGGCCACGCTGGTGTCGATGCCGCCGGAGTTTCCGCCCGGCATCGAGCTGGAGCCCGCGTTGGCCGAAGGCGCGCTCGACGCGTTGAATGCCGGCGATACCGCCCGGCACGACGCCCTGATTGCCGCGCAGGCCGAGGCGCTGCGCGAGCGCGGGTGCACGCGCATTGCGCTGGCGCAGTTCAGCATGGCGCGCGCGCGTGCCGCTTGCGAGCAGGCCAGCGGCCTGCCGGTATTGACCACGGTCGACAGCGCCGTGCGGGCACTGCGGCTGCGCTCGGGCCGCGGCTCCTGA
- a CDS encoding undecaprenyl-diphosphate phosphatase: MDIVLLVKAAVMGIVEGLTEFLPISSTGHLILAGSLLGFDDAKAKVFDIAIQTGAIFAVILVYWQKIHSTVVALPRQPKARRLAINVVIGFLPAVVLGLIFGKMIKAHLFTPVVVASTFIIGGFIILWAEKRPPGSVRIEHVDDMTTWDALKVGLVQCFAMIPGTSRSGSTIIGGMLLGLSRQAATDFSFFLAIPTLIGAGAYSLYKERALLSVADIPLFSVGLVFSFLSAWLCVRWLLRYISTHNFIPFAWYRIAFGIVVLATAWTGLVIWAE; this comes from the coding sequence GTGGACATCGTTTTGCTGGTGAAGGCCGCTGTCATGGGCATCGTCGAAGGGCTGACAGAGTTTCTGCCGATCTCGTCGACCGGGCATCTGATTCTTGCGGGCTCGCTGCTCGGCTTCGACGACGCCAAGGCCAAGGTGTTCGACATTGCCATCCAGACGGGCGCGATCTTCGCGGTGATCCTGGTGTACTGGCAAAAGATCCACTCCACCGTGGTGGCGCTGCCGCGGCAGCCCAAGGCAAGGCGCCTGGCCATCAACGTGGTGATCGGTTTTCTGCCCGCGGTGGTGCTGGGCCTCATCTTCGGCAAGATGATCAAGGCGCACCTTTTCACCCCCGTGGTGGTGGCCAGCACCTTCATCATCGGCGGCTTCATCATTCTCTGGGCCGAGAAGCGGCCGCCAGGCTCGGTGCGCATCGAGCACGTCGACGACATGACGACGTGGGACGCCCTCAAGGTCGGCCTGGTCCAGTGCTTTGCAATGATTCCGGGCACTAGCCGCAGCGGCTCGACCATCATCGGCGGCATGCTGCTGGGCCTGTCGCGCCAGGCCGCCACCGATTTTTCGTTCTTCCTTGCCATTCCGACGCTCATCGGCGCCGGGGCCTACAGCCTCTACAAGGAGCGCGCGCTGCTCTCGGTGGCCGACATTCCGCTGTTCTCGGTGGGGCTGGTGTTCTCGTTCCTGAGCGCGTGGCTCTGCGTGCGCTGGCTGCTGCGGTACATCAGCACGCACAACTTCATTCCTTTTGCCTGGTACCGCATCGCCTTCGGCATCGTGGTGCTGGCCACGGCCTGGACGGGCTTGGTGATCTGGGCGGAATAA